One Streptomyces sp. L2 genomic window carries:
- a CDS encoding tRNA-dependent cyclodipeptide synthase: MTTASVLMADVFEVQPYTSHCEVIFGEGAHAVIGVSPGNSYFSARRLHDLARWGLDHFDRVDFVYTDLYVAETYEASGYPPDEARRKAVKNLRGVRAKVRDAVTAADPDGERLDWHPMSSFRTNPAYQEIHRELKNRLTADAEFRAVCNALVTRFLSARGEPVSERQRAVCLEYVVAEAPLFLDTPAVLKVPSSLNCYHQLLPMAELLYSRGAGLRASRNQGHAVVTPAALEGAVA, encoded by the coding sequence TTGACCACAGCATCCGTGCTGATGGCCGACGTCTTCGAGGTTCAGCCCTACACCTCCCACTGCGAAGTCATCTTCGGCGAGGGCGCACACGCCGTGATCGGTGTGTCCCCGGGCAACAGCTACTTCTCGGCCCGCCGCCTGCACGACCTCGCCCGCTGGGGACTGGACCACTTCGACAGGGTCGACTTCGTCTACACCGACCTGTACGTGGCCGAGACCTACGAGGCATCCGGCTACCCGCCCGACGAGGCCCGCCGCAAGGCGGTGAAGAACCTGCGCGGTGTACGCGCGAAGGTCCGGGACGCGGTCACGGCCGCCGACCCGGACGGCGAGCGGCTGGACTGGCACCCGATGTCCTCCTTCCGGACCAATCCCGCCTACCAGGAGATCCACCGGGAGCTGAAGAACCGGCTGACCGCCGACGCCGAGTTCCGGGCCGTCTGCAACGCGCTGGTGACCCGCTTCCTCTCCGCACGCGGCGAGCCCGTGAGCGAACGGCAGCGCGCCGTGTGCCTGGAGTACGTGGTCGCCGAGGCCCCGCTGTTCCTCGACACCCCCGCCGTCCTCAAGGTGCCGTCCTCCCTCAACTGCTACCACCAACTGCTGCCCATGGCCGAGCTGCTCTACTCCCGGGGCGCCGGCCTGCGTGCCTCCCGCAACCAGGGCCACGCCGTAGTCACCCCCGCCGCCCTGGAAGGAGCCGTGGCATGA
- the tgmA gene encoding putative ATP-grasp-modified RiPP gives MQPFTLNYARPAVELDVTTPYAYDSGLQLNVLPDGRIAASDHATLRALGTTTSTAGSKTHFDD, from the coding sequence ATGCAACCGTTCACGCTCAACTACGCGCGGCCCGCAGTGGAGTTGGACGTCACCACTCCGTACGCGTACGACTCCGGACTGCAGTTGAACGTCCTCCCGGACGGAAGGATCGCCGCCTCCGACCACGCGACTCTGAGAGCACTGGGGACCACGACCTCGACGGCCGGGTCCAAGACGCACTTCGACGACTGA
- a CDS encoding GNAT family N-acetyltransferase, with amino-acid sequence MTDLVIRTLDESSAHLFDTLPDPLGLAEKHRRTRFRPDWQRVALRAGLVVARAAWWGRPEDTEPLLVNWFDVADGEQDAGAALLRTAPWRVDEIDLDVPPGWRESATLRAAVDARTAAARTAGYEPLVERFLYRWTRDRGLPERPGRLRFTAEPDDAVFDGLLRRIHSVTLDAHALRAVEEGGVEQAAREELEVFRWFPSPREWWQVARTPAGELVGIHIPAHNPSGPCVGFIGVVPEQRGHGYAFDLLAECTHFLVERGAEFVAGATDRGNVPMAAHFARAGYPVTRERLNFWAKGEGSAG; translated from the coding sequence ATGACCGACCTGGTCATCCGCACGCTCGACGAGAGCAGTGCCCACCTGTTCGACACCCTGCCCGATCCGCTCGGCCTCGCCGAGAAGCACCGGCGTACCCGCTTCCGCCCCGACTGGCAGCGGGTCGCCCTGCGCGCCGGACTGGTCGTGGCCCGCGCCGCCTGGTGGGGCAGGCCCGAGGACACCGAGCCGCTCCTCGTCAACTGGTTCGACGTGGCCGACGGCGAACAGGACGCGGGAGCCGCCCTGCTGCGGACCGCGCCCTGGCGGGTCGACGAGATCGACCTCGACGTCCCCCCGGGCTGGCGCGAGTCGGCCACGCTGCGGGCCGCCGTCGACGCCCGTACGGCCGCTGCCCGCACCGCCGGCTACGAGCCGCTCGTCGAGCGGTTCCTGTACCGCTGGACCCGCGACCGCGGCCTGCCCGAGCGACCCGGCCGGCTGCGCTTCACCGCCGAACCGGACGACGCCGTGTTCGACGGCCTGCTGCGCCGCATCCACTCCGTCACCCTGGACGCGCACGCCCTCCGGGCCGTCGAGGAAGGGGGAGTGGAGCAGGCGGCGCGGGAAGAGCTGGAGGTCTTCCGCTGGTTCCCCTCGCCGCGGGAGTGGTGGCAGGTCGCGCGCACCCCCGCGGGCGAGCTCGTCGGCATTCACATCCCCGCCCACAACCCGTCCGGGCCGTGCGTCGGCTTCATCGGTGTCGTGCCCGAACAGCGGGGGCACGGGTACGCGTTCGACCTGCTCGCCGAGTGCACGCACTTCCTCGTCGAACGGGGCGCGGAGTTCGTCGCCGGTGCGACGGATCGGGGGAACGTTCCGATGGCCGCGCACTTCGCCCGTGCGGGATATCCGGTGACCCGGGAGCGGCTGAACTTCTGGGCGAAGGGGGAGGGGAGCGCCGGGTGA
- the tgmB gene encoding ATP-grasp ribosomal peptide maturase: MTVLILTSEEDVTADMVVLRLGEAGVPVVRLDPADLTNGVALSGEYVQGAGRGHLSVGGRLVSMSGLRSVWVRRPGAAAARAAQPSAWLTEESTQALYGMLRCTDARWMNHPDAARRARHKPWQLRLAQDSGLAVPATLITTFPQAAREFAERFPDLVVKPVSGAHPQEPPRAVPTSRVAPGTDFAAVAYGPTLLQRRIAKRADIRLTVVGDRLLAARKPADPDAHPDDVDVRFAPSVSPWLPTETPHRVAESVRRYMRGAELAYGAFDFAEDADGIWWFLECNQSGQFGFVEMDTGQPVAATIAAWLAGDGEPSRTPADGERNTAS, translated from the coding sequence ATGACCGTGCTCATCCTGACCAGTGAAGAGGACGTGACGGCGGACATGGTGGTCCTCCGGCTGGGCGAGGCCGGCGTGCCCGTCGTCCGGCTCGACCCCGCCGATCTCACCAACGGCGTGGCGCTGTCGGGCGAGTACGTGCAGGGCGCCGGCCGCGGACACCTGTCCGTCGGCGGGCGCCTGGTGAGCATGAGCGGCCTGCGCTCCGTCTGGGTGCGCAGGCCGGGCGCGGCGGCCGCCCGCGCGGCCCAGCCGTCCGCGTGGCTGACGGAGGAGTCCACGCAGGCGCTGTACGGCATGCTGCGCTGCACGGACGCGCGCTGGATGAACCATCCGGACGCCGCCCGCCGGGCCCGTCACAAGCCCTGGCAGCTGCGGCTCGCGCAGGACAGCGGGCTGGCCGTGCCGGCCACCCTCATCACGACGTTCCCGCAGGCGGCCCGGGAGTTCGCGGAGCGCTTCCCCGACCTGGTGGTCAAGCCGGTGTCCGGCGCGCATCCGCAGGAGCCGCCGCGCGCCGTGCCGACCAGCCGGGTGGCCCCCGGCACCGACTTCGCGGCCGTCGCCTACGGCCCGACCCTGCTGCAGCGGCGTATCGCGAAGCGGGCCGACATCCGGCTCACGGTCGTCGGCGACCGGCTGCTGGCCGCGCGCAAGCCGGCCGACCCCGACGCCCATCCCGACGACGTGGACGTGCGGTTCGCCCCGTCGGTCTCCCCCTGGCTGCCGACCGAGACCCCCCACCGGGTCGCCGAGTCGGTGCGCCGTTACATGCGGGGCGCCGAACTGGCCTACGGCGCCTTCGACTTCGCGGAGGACGCGGACGGCATCTGGTGGTTCCTGGAGTGCAACCAGTCCGGCCAGTTCGGCTTCGTCGAGATGGACACCGGGCAGCCCGTCGCGGCGACCATAGCCGCCTGGCTGGCGGGAGACGGCGAACCGTCACGGACCCCGGCGGACGGTGAGCGGAACACGGCATCGTGA
- a CDS encoding class F sortase: protein MAAAPSSPTPDEPAPDEPASRGGGRLTLWGVAIAVVALGMFGGHKGTDPTSEASRVDGAKASAPAVPTSPSTGPTGSARAAAPLPRSAPTRLLIPKISVNAPFTVLVTNASDQLQPPPADNTNLVGWYSAGVSPGETGTAVIAGHVDTKTSAAVFANLYLLKPGDTFSVERADGRTATFVVDDAENFDKDNFPSKRVYADADRPEVRLITCSGAYDHTAKDYTENLVVFAHLV, encoded by the coding sequence ATGGCAGCTGCTCCCTCCTCCCCGACCCCCGACGAACCGGCACCGGACGAGCCCGCTTCCCGCGGCGGCGGACGGCTGACCCTGTGGGGCGTGGCGATCGCCGTCGTCGCCCTCGGCATGTTCGGCGGCCACAAGGGCACCGACCCCACGTCGGAGGCGTCCCGCGTCGACGGCGCCAAGGCCTCCGCCCCCGCCGTCCCCACCAGCCCGTCCACGGGCCCGACGGGCAGCGCACGCGCGGCCGCCCCGCTGCCCCGGTCCGCGCCGACCCGGCTGCTCATCCCGAAGATCTCCGTGAACGCCCCGTTCACCGTCCTCGTCACCAACGCCTCGGACCAGCTCCAGCCCCCGCCGGCCGACAACACCAACCTGGTCGGCTGGTACTCCGCCGGCGTGTCCCCCGGGGAGACGGGCACCGCGGTCATCGCCGGGCACGTGGACACGAAGACCTCCGCCGCCGTCTTCGCCAACCTGTACCTGCTCAAGCCCGGCGACACCTTCTCCGTGGAGCGGGCCGACGGGCGGACGGCGACCTTCGTCGTCGACGACGCCGAGAACTTCGACAAGGACAACTTCCCCAGCAAGCGCGTCTACGCCGACGCCGACCGGCCCGAGGTGCGGCTCATCACCTGCTCCGGCGCCTACGACCACACGGCCAAGGACTACACGGAGAACCTGGTGGTCTTCGCCCACCTCGTCTGA
- a CDS encoding fructosamine kinase family protein codes for MASRLTGRRVTAERAASGSPAEVVLEGGPVVMVKRGDAPGAVRAEVAGLRWLAGAGAVRVPAVLGHDERWLVTERVDTGRPDAGAAARFGHALAHLHAAGAPEFGAAPPGGPEDAFIGRAPMRNEPGTDWPAWYAEHRVLPYLRAAVDAGTVRAGEAAVIERVCARLPDLAGPAEPPARLHGDLWNGNVLWGADGEVRLIDPAAHGGHRETDLAMLRLFGCPQLERVLAGYQEAAPLAEGWTRRVGLHQLFPLLVHAVLFGRGYGEQAAAAAREALTG; via the coding sequence GTGGCGTCCCGGCTCACCGGGCGCCGGGTCACGGCGGAGCGGGCGGCCTCCGGGTCACCGGCTGAAGTGGTCCTGGAGGGCGGTCCGGTGGTGATGGTCAAGCGCGGCGACGCCCCGGGGGCGGTGCGCGCGGAGGTGGCCGGGCTGCGCTGGCTGGCCGGCGCGGGCGCGGTCCGGGTGCCCGCGGTGCTCGGGCACGACGAGCGGTGGCTGGTGACGGAGCGGGTGGACACCGGGCGTCCCGACGCCGGGGCGGCGGCGCGTTTCGGCCATGCGCTGGCGCACCTGCACGCCGCCGGCGCACCGGAGTTCGGCGCGGCGCCGCCGGGCGGCCCCGAGGACGCGTTCATCGGACGCGCCCCGATGCGCAACGAGCCCGGCACCGACTGGCCGGCCTGGTACGCCGAGCACCGCGTCCTGCCGTATCTGCGGGCGGCTGTCGACGCCGGGACCGTGCGCGCCGGGGAGGCGGCGGTGATCGAGCGGGTCTGCGCGCGGCTGCCGGACCTCGCGGGACCGGCCGAGCCGCCGGCCCGGCTGCACGGGGACCTGTGGAACGGCAATGTGCTCTGGGGCGCGGACGGGGAGGTCCGGCTCATCGACCCGGCCGCGCACGGCGGGCACCGCGAGACGGACCTGGCGATGCTACGGCTGTTCGGCTGCCCCCAGCTGGAACGGGTCCTGGCCGGCTATCAGGAGGCGGCGCCGCTCGCCGAGGGCTGGACCCGCCGCGTCGGGCTGCACCAGTTGTTCCCGCTGCTGGTGCACGCCGTGCTGTTCGGTCGGGGCTACGGCGAACAGGCCGCCGCGGCGGCCCGGGAGGCACTGACGGGCTGA
- a CDS encoding GDSL-type esterase/lipase family protein gives MTSTQPGWITTPLTDALVCGALDLERTAHGLLPHRLPAAARAQCTDPQLAMAESQPSGVRLVFRTRATAVELDTVPTKRVYTGAPPRPDGVYDLLVDGRPAGSTSVAGGHTVTVDLSTGSAEHRPGPVGTARFTGLPDRVKDVEIWLPHKETTELVALRTDAPVEPVPDAGRAVWLHHGSSISHGSDAASPTTTWPALAAALGGVELVNLGLGGSALLDPFTARAIRDTPADLVSVKLGINLVNTDLMRLRAFGPAVHGFLDTVREGHPDVPLLVISPILCPIHEDTPGPSLPDLSGLADGRLRFVAAGDPAETAAGKLTLRVIREELARIVALRAASDPHLHHLDGRALYGEQDAAELPLPDALHPDAATHRRMGERFAALAFAADGPFAAHRAGSASPRA, from the coding sequence ATGACCTCCACCCAGCCCGGCTGGATCACCACTCCCCTCACCGACGCCCTCGTCTGCGGCGCCCTCGACCTCGAACGCACCGCGCACGGACTGCTGCCGCACCGGCTGCCCGCCGCGGCCCGCGCCCAGTGCACCGACCCGCAGCTGGCCATGGCCGAGTCCCAGCCGTCCGGCGTGCGGCTCGTGTTCCGCACCCGCGCCACCGCCGTCGAGCTGGACACCGTGCCGACCAAGCGGGTCTACACCGGCGCGCCGCCCCGGCCGGACGGGGTGTACGACCTCCTCGTCGACGGACGCCCGGCCGGCAGCACCTCGGTGGCGGGCGGCCACACCGTGACCGTCGACCTGTCCACCGGCAGCGCCGAGCACCGGCCCGGTCCGGTCGGCACCGCGCGCTTCACCGGCCTGCCCGACCGGGTCAAGGACGTGGAGATCTGGCTTCCGCACAAGGAGACCACCGAACTGGTCGCCCTGCGCACCGACGCACCCGTGGAACCGGTCCCGGACGCGGGCCGCGCGGTCTGGCTGCACCACGGCAGTTCGATCAGCCACGGCTCCGACGCGGCGAGCCCCACCACCACCTGGCCGGCGCTCGCCGCCGCACTCGGCGGGGTGGAGCTGGTCAACCTCGGCCTGGGCGGCAGCGCCCTGCTCGATCCGTTCACGGCGCGGGCCATCCGCGACACGCCGGCCGACCTCGTCTCCGTCAAGCTCGGCATCAACCTGGTCAACACCGACCTGATGCGGCTGCGCGCCTTCGGACCCGCCGTGCACGGCTTCCTCGACACCGTGCGCGAGGGCCATCCGGACGTCCCGCTCCTGGTGATCTCGCCGATCCTGTGCCCGATCCACGAGGACACGCCGGGCCCCAGCCTGCCGGATCTCAGCGGTCTCGCCGACGGCCGGCTGAGGTTCGTGGCCGCCGGCGACCCGGCGGAGACCGCGGCCGGGAAGCTGACCCTCCGGGTGATCCGGGAGGAGCTGGCCCGGATCGTGGCGCTGCGGGCCGCTTCGGACCCGCATCTGCACCACCTCGACGGCCGTGCCCTCTACGGCGAGCAGGACGCGGCCGAACTGCCGCTGCCCGACGCGCTGCACCCCGACGCGGCGACGCACCGCCGCATGGGCGAACGGTTCGCCGCGCTGGCGTTCGCGGCGGACGGCCCCTTCGCGGCGCATCGCGCCGGGTCCGCGTCCCCGCGCGCGTGA
- a CDS encoding cytochrome P450: protein MTTAPDAPSLPGFPFSWDGTRVPAEVEELRATAPVRRVRTIAGDEAWLVSSYELCHQVLKDPRFSLKDTSAPGVPRQYALTIPPEVVNNMGNITGAGLRRAVMKAVNPKTPGLAEWLRADAERLVDRLVADGPTADLRGAFCEPYSAGMHCHLLGIPQTEGPAFLRSLDIAFMNSPCPITGARINWDRDIARMTALLDDPATHGLMGELAALRDDPDYAHLTDEMLATVGVTLFGAGTVSTSGFLTMALVYLLTHPGTLELLRDRPELIGPGVEELLRVNLSIGDGLPRLALEDVRLGDVDVRAGELVLVLVEGANLDPEKFPDPHRFDVRRDNTADHLSFGGGAHYCPATALGRAHARTALEVLLARLPGLALAVPPGELVWRTGFMKRIPERLPVTW from the coding sequence ATGACCACCGCCCCCGACGCCCCGAGCCTGCCCGGCTTCCCCTTCTCCTGGGACGGCACCCGCGTGCCCGCCGAGGTCGAGGAACTGCGCGCCACCGCCCCCGTGCGGCGGGTGCGCACCATCGCCGGTGACGAGGCCTGGCTGGTCTCCTCCTACGAGCTGTGCCACCAGGTCCTGAAGGACCCCCGCTTCTCCCTCAAGGACACCTCCGCGCCCGGCGTGCCCCGGCAGTACGCGCTCACGATCCCGCCCGAGGTCGTGAACAACATGGGCAACATCACCGGCGCCGGGCTGCGCCGGGCGGTGATGAAGGCCGTCAACCCCAAGACGCCCGGCCTGGCCGAGTGGCTGCGGGCGGACGCCGAACGGCTGGTGGACCGGCTGGTCGCCGACGGGCCCACCGCCGACCTGCGCGGCGCGTTCTGCGAGCCGTACTCCGCGGGCATGCACTGCCACCTCCTCGGCATCCCGCAGACCGAAGGCCCCGCCTTCCTGCGCAGCCTCGACATCGCCTTCATGAACTCGCCCTGCCCGATCACCGGCGCGCGGATCAACTGGGACCGCGACATCGCCCGTATGACGGCCCTGCTCGACGACCCCGCGACACACGGCCTGATGGGTGAACTCGCCGCCCTGCGCGACGACCCCGACTACGCCCACCTCACCGACGAGATGCTGGCCACCGTCGGCGTCACCCTGTTCGGCGCGGGCACCGTCTCCACCTCGGGCTTCCTCACCATGGCCCTGGTGTACCTGCTCACCCACCCCGGCACCCTGGAACTGCTCCGGGACCGGCCCGAGCTGATCGGCCCCGGGGTGGAGGAACTGCTGCGGGTGAACCTCTCCATCGGCGACGGGCTGCCCCGCCTCGCCCTGGAGGACGTCCGGCTCGGCGACGTCGACGTACGCGCCGGTGAACTGGTCCTGGTCCTGGTCGAGGGAGCCAACCTCGACCCGGAGAAGTTCCCCGACCCGCACCGCTTCGACGTCCGCCGCGACAACACCGCCGACCACCTCTCCTTCGGCGGCGGCGCTCACTACTGCCCCGCCACCGCACTGGGCCGCGCCCACGCCCGCACCGCCCTGGAGGTCCTCCTCGCCCGCCTGCCCGGCCTCGCCCTCGCCGTCCCGCCCGGCGAGCTGGTCTGGCGCACCGGCTTCATGAAACGCATCCCCGAGCGGCTGCCGGTGACCTGGTAA
- a CDS encoding Gfo/Idh/MocA family oxidoreductase, translating into MRVGLLGTGPWARAAHAPALAEHPGLDFAGVWGRRPEAARALAERYGVRAYDDVGALFADVDAVAVALPPSVQAGLTVRAVRAGCHLLLDKPLALDVAEARSVAGAVERAEVASVVFFTTRFQREPQAWIEEQAAVPGWFTARAQWLGAVFTGDSPFAASPWRRERGALWDVGPHALSVLLPVLGDVRQVLTTAHGAADTVYLVLDHAGGASSTLTLSLSAPPAAAGADVELRGESGVTLLPRSSEGAVPALVRAADALLTSARTGRPHPCDATFGLRVTEILATAEAQLHGSPRP; encoded by the coding sequence ATGCGCGTAGGACTGCTCGGCACGGGCCCGTGGGCCCGGGCGGCGCACGCACCGGCCCTCGCGGAGCACCCCGGGCTGGACTTCGCCGGGGTGTGGGGCCGCCGCCCGGAGGCGGCCCGCGCGCTCGCGGAGCGGTACGGCGTCCGGGCGTACGACGACGTCGGCGCGCTGTTCGCCGACGTCGATGCGGTGGCCGTCGCCCTGCCTCCCTCCGTGCAGGCCGGGTTGACGGTGCGGGCGGTGCGGGCGGGCTGTCATCTGCTGCTGGACAAGCCGCTCGCGCTCGACGTCGCCGAAGCACGGTCCGTGGCCGGGGCGGTGGAGCGCGCCGAGGTCGCCTCCGTGGTCTTCTTCACCACGCGGTTCCAGCGGGAACCGCAGGCGTGGATCGAGGAACAGGCCGCCGTTCCGGGCTGGTTCACGGCTCGGGCGCAGTGGCTCGGGGCGGTGTTCACCGGGGACAGCCCGTTCGCGGCGTCGCCGTGGCGGCGGGAGCGGGGCGCCCTGTGGGACGTGGGGCCGCACGCGCTGTCCGTCCTGCTGCCGGTCCTCGGCGACGTCCGGCAGGTTCTGACCACGGCCCACGGCGCCGCGGACACTGTGTATCTGGTCCTCGACCACGCCGGCGGCGCGTCGAGCACCCTCACCCTGAGTCTGTCGGCGCCCCCGGCCGCGGCGGGCGCCGACGTCGAACTCCGCGGGGAGTCCGGCGTGACCCTGCTGCCGCGCAGTTCCGAGGGCGCCGTCCCGGCCCTCGTACGTGCCGCGGACGCCCTCCTGACCTCGGCCCGCACGGGCCGCCCCCACCCCTGCGACGCCACCTTCGGCCTACGCGTCACCGAGATCCTGGCGACGGCCGAAGCCCAACTTCATGGCTCCCCCCGCCCCTGA